Proteins from a genomic interval of Beijerinckia indica subsp. indica ATCC 9039:
- the addB gene encoding double-strand break repair protein AddB, with protein sequence MRPSKVFTIAPGSPFLKTFVTALKDGKIIDGFTIADPFALAKTTIYVPTRRAARALADELANSLIFSSPGSGAAVPSAMLLPRIKPFGGIEETETSLLFDRATLDDPSSEDSLLEDLPLAASEIGRRMQLTELILKWAEALNHAIVRIGPDGTIESDTTERFSVARSVTDAWHLSGQLAQLIDELIIEDITWSQLDPLVLPEFDAYWRITMNFLNIAIESWPEICSEQGWIDAAKRRVLLLAREARKLDEGTAEGPVIALGSPGFNRTTSALLASIARAPQGAVILPGLDQDLDEAAFKMIDHESFGHPQAVYVRLLPILGVTRQDVMPLGEMSPMLIRRHGFLSEALRPADTTDEWITYQVRNVSTDLADALSGITMIEAQDERQEALALAIALREILETPGKTAALVTPDRELARRVRTELLRWNIEIDDSGGDPLNTSPRGLLARLALACITSGMDAKDLAALLANEQVSLGLGRDRIKALAPQFEIAILRSAPVMRFFDQPDIALTMARDAAFDTYAHPAKARIEAEDWDGLAQILERLRDVLSPLRALRGTWPLARWIAAHRMVLDGLVRDADQTDGQDQQDRTLEAGEDAAALEALFDELSGTTPQGLLFDVASYAAFFTDISGEVRLRGPRRAHPRLKILGLIEARLMQADVMLLGGLDETIWPPAAQMDAFLNRPMRAALGLTPPERRLGQATHDFTQAMGAESVILSRAKKRGGTPTVASRLIQRMAALAGDVWQSCLEQGERFLAFAEALDRTPINPADHRPQRPLGRPNPKPPVGLRPTHLSVTQIETLRRDPYAIFAEKILGLKALDALGAGADRRDDGMAVHAVLERCGKLHPTGPLPADMDEQLLSWLREALAARLDDPDFSAFQWPRLQKAIDVYLAFEAERRDNLVRIEVETFGRLPIDLADGSRFLLTARADRLEFHRDQSLVLVDYKTGAPPSSKEIRTGLAPQLTLEAAMAKRGAFGSDAIAQAYGGLYLKLGGADGGQVRPVEFSSGRGKNKDQSIAFDDVAEQHFQGLLILLNQFRDPATGYPSRLAPKFAHVPLPYDHLARVNEWAQGGIEESE encoded by the coding sequence ATGCGACCTTCCAAAGTCTTCACCATTGCGCCGGGCTCGCCCTTCCTCAAAACCTTCGTTACGGCGCTGAAGGACGGCAAGATCATCGACGGCTTCACCATTGCCGACCCCTTCGCCCTGGCGAAGACGACGATCTATGTCCCGACGCGACGCGCTGCCCGCGCGCTCGCCGACGAATTGGCCAATAGCTTGATCTTCTCTTCGCCTGGCTCTGGCGCCGCCGTTCCAAGCGCGATGCTGTTGCCAAGGATCAAGCCTTTCGGCGGTATTGAAGAGACCGAAACGTCGCTGCTGTTCGACAGAGCCACGCTCGACGATCCCTCGTCGGAGGATTCCCTGCTCGAGGATTTGCCCCTGGCGGCGAGCGAAATCGGCCGTCGCATGCAATTGACTGAATTGATTCTGAAATGGGCCGAGGCCCTCAATCATGCGATCGTTCGGATCGGCCCTGACGGAACGATCGAAAGCGATACGACGGAGCGTTTTTCGGTCGCGCGTTCCGTGACCGATGCCTGGCATTTGTCGGGACAGCTCGCGCAATTGATCGATGAACTGATCATCGAGGATATTACCTGGTCGCAGCTCGATCCGCTGGTTCTACCGGAATTCGACGCCTATTGGCGTATCACGATGAACTTTTTGAACATCGCCATCGAAAGCTGGCCGGAGATCTGCTCGGAACAAGGCTGGATCGATGCAGCGAAACGGCGCGTTCTCCTCCTCGCGAGGGAAGCCCGCAAACTCGATGAGGGCACGGCCGAGGGGCCGGTCATTGCCCTGGGCTCTCCCGGTTTCAACCGCACCACATCCGCGCTGCTCGCCAGTATTGCCCGCGCGCCGCAAGGCGCCGTCATCCTGCCAGGTCTCGACCAGGACCTCGACGAAGCCGCGTTCAAAATGATCGACCATGAAAGCTTTGGTCATCCGCAGGCGGTTTATGTCCGTTTGTTGCCGATCCTCGGCGTCACACGCCAAGACGTCATGCCGCTCGGCGAAATGTCCCCGATGCTGATCCGACGCCACGGCTTCCTTTCGGAAGCCCTGCGCCCAGCCGATACGACCGACGAATGGATCACCTATCAGGTGCGCAATGTCTCCACGGACCTTGCCGACGCTTTGAGTGGCATTACCATGATCGAAGCACAGGATGAACGCCAGGAAGCTCTCGCGCTCGCCATCGCTCTACGTGAAATTCTCGAAACACCTGGCAAGACCGCCGCGCTGGTCACGCCCGATCGCGAATTGGCACGACGCGTGCGCACCGAATTGCTGCGCTGGAACATCGAAATCGACGATTCGGGCGGTGATCCCCTGAATACGAGCCCGCGCGGTCTCTTGGCGCGTCTGGCATTGGCCTGCATCACCAGCGGCATGGACGCGAAGGATCTGGCCGCCTTGCTCGCCAACGAGCAAGTCAGTCTCGGTCTCGGCCGCGACAGGATCAAGGCTTTGGCACCCCAGTTCGAGATCGCGATCCTGCGGTCCGCGCCCGTCATGCGCTTTTTCGACCAGCCAGACATCGCCCTCACCATGGCGCGGGACGCGGCCTTTGACACATATGCCCATCCGGCAAAAGCCCGTATCGAGGCCGAGGATTGGGACGGGCTCGCGCAAATCCTCGAGCGGCTGCGTGATGTGCTTAGCCCCCTGCGTGCGCTGCGCGGCACCTGGCCGCTCGCGCGCTGGATCGCCGCGCATCGCATGGTGCTTGACGGGCTCGTCCGCGATGCGGACCAAACCGACGGTCAGGATCAGCAGGATCGAACCCTCGAGGCGGGCGAAGATGCTGCCGCTCTTGAAGCGCTCTTCGATGAGCTTTCAGGCACAACGCCGCAGGGCCTTTTGTTTGATGTCGCGTCCTATGCCGCCTTCTTCACCGATATTAGTGGCGAAGTCCGGCTTCGCGGTCCCCGCCGCGCCCATCCCCGGCTCAAAATTTTGGGCCTCATCGAAGCGCGCCTGATGCAGGCCGATGTCATGCTGCTCGGCGGACTCGATGAAACGATCTGGCCCCCCGCCGCGCAAATGGATGCCTTTCTCAATCGGCCAATGCGGGCCGCTTTGGGTTTGACCCCGCCCGAGAGAAGGCTCGGTCAGGCCACGCATGATTTCACCCAGGCCATGGGCGCCGAAAGCGTGATCCTGAGCCGCGCCAAGAAACGCGGCGGCACTCCCACCGTCGCCTCGCGTCTCATCCAGCGCATGGCGGCTCTGGCGGGTGATGTTTGGCAATCCTGCCTCGAACAAGGGGAACGCTTCCTCGCTTTCGCCGAGGCGCTTGATCGCACGCCGATCAATCCGGCGGATCACCGACCACAGCGGCCTTTGGGCCGCCCCAACCCCAAGCCCCCTGTCGGCCTGCGGCCCACCCATTTGAGCGTGACTCAGATCGAGACATTGCGCCGCGATCCTTATGCCATCTTCGCGGAAAAGATCCTCGGCCTGAAAGCGCTCGATGCGCTTGGCGCCGGGGCGGATCGCCGCGATGATGGCATGGCCGTTCACGCTGTCCTCGAACGATGCGGCAAGCTCCATCCGACCGGCCCATTGCCCGCGGATATGGACGAACAACTTCTGAGCTGGCTGCGGGAAGCACTCGCAGCGAGGCTCGATGACCCGGATTTTTCAGCCTTCCAATGGCCGCGTCTGCAAAAAGCGATCGATGTCTATCTCGCCTTCGAGGCTGAACGGCGAGACAATCTCGTGCGGATTGAAGTCGAAACGTTCGGACGGCTCCCGATTGATCTCGCCGATGGATCGCGTTTCCTTCTCACCGCACGCGCCGACCGCCTCGAATTCCATCGCGATCAAAGTCTCGTCCTGGTCGATTACAAAACCGGCGCCCCGCCAAGCTCAAAGGAAATCCGCACTGGCCTCGCGCCGCAGCTCACGCTCGAAGCAGCCATGGCGAAACGCGGTGCTTTCGGTTCCGATGCTATCGCGCAGGCCTATGGCGGTCTCTATCTGAAGCTCGGCGGAGCCGATGGCGGGCAGGTGAGACCTGTCGAATTTTCTTCCGGACGCGGTAAGAACAAGGATCAATCCATCGCTTTCGACGACGTTGCCGAACAGCATTTCCAGGGCCTCCTTATCCTGCTCAATCAATTCCGCGATCCGGCCACCGGCTATCCTTCCCGCCTGGCGCCAAAATTCGCTCACGTCCCCCTGCCCTATGATCATCTGGCGCGCGTGAACGAATGGGCGCAAGGCGGCATCGAGGAAAGCGAGTGA
- the addA gene encoding double-strand break repair helicase AddA — translation MRQIPITTLERQKKASDPATSIWVSAHAGSGKTHVLAQRVIRILLRGVPPAKILCLTFTKAAAANMAARVFDRLALWTRLDDATLRQEIIATGAPAPEAADLLLARKLFARTVETPGGLKIQTLHAFCEKLLHLFPFEANVPSRFSVVEEERQKELFEQARHTILHEAEGKDHPLRGALALLTESCSSDRFENLIKEAMARGALGPLATGHHAEIGLRKALDLVPGETIETIQRAMIEDGIAPSLWPDIAAFLLTGSATDQKRAAALQKAYEAYGSAATGGGRVQEGAQGACLAHYLGIFFTAKEEKAKQLLTKKLAEQRPDLDDLLYAEQDRLDRLADKQKAAAILARTLALLSLTEAIFERYEASKAHQGFLDFNDLIERTKALLFRSDARWVLYKLDAGIDHILVDEAQDTSEAQWKILEEMTGDFASGLSSRVDTRTFFAVGDEKQSIFSFQGAAPHMFDQMRRRFNARFDAGEKAFNHVRLTDSFRSVPGILETVDQIFDHAGHYQGLVAANDPWMPHTALKAQLPGLVELWPLVGPSETEDIRDWTLPLDFPDEHDPPNIVAWRVAQKIAHLLTDRAHEHVYDEKQGLRPIRAGDILILVRSRGPFFAAIIRALKQLQIPVAGADRLAILQHIAVMDLIAAGRAALLPQDDLTLACVLKSPLIGLTDEDLIALAPGRPASLFDALRQSEDPRHAAAAARLDLWHQRIGLPPFTFYAQLLGTDGGRRDLEARLGPEAADAIDEFLNLTLQHERDSTPSLVAFLAELDNRDPSVRRDMETGADLVRVMTVHAAKGLEAKIVFLPDTCAKASGSHDPLVFSLGTDAHDAQILAWSSGKTKDCAALAKAREISRQGEEDEHRRLLYVALTRAEERLYITGFHGKKGPGNGSWHEMIDAALLGSAMEEIPAFWDPAENVRRRLSPGSLSPDDTHSREEEAKTDNKHLLPSWLVEAPPPEAEARPPLRPSSALAAADGLDEDFMPTAATPANLAALQRGRLIHLLLQYLPSITPSHRQQAAMGFLGIKARYLDGKTHALLTAEALTIIEDPKLRGLYLPRSLAEVAVAGTISLGAGRTLSVNGRIDRIGETDEAVLLADYKTGAMPRNGRTPETYLTQMALYRAVLTPLWPDKPIRVLLIWTASASIQELPASALDAALADLQG, via the coding sequence ATGCGGCAGATTCCCATCACGACGCTCGAACGTCAGAAGAAGGCATCTGACCCGGCGACATCGATCTGGGTGTCGGCCCATGCGGGCTCGGGCAAAACGCACGTGCTGGCGCAAAGGGTCATCCGCATCCTGCTGCGCGGCGTCCCGCCCGCCAAAATCCTCTGCCTGACGTTCACCAAGGCCGCGGCAGCCAATATGGCGGCGCGTGTTTTCGACAGGCTCGCGCTCTGGACCAGGCTCGATGATGCCACTTTGCGGCAGGAAATCATCGCCACCGGCGCGCCTGCTCCCGAGGCAGCCGACCTGCTGCTGGCACGCAAACTTTTCGCGCGGACAGTCGAAACGCCGGGTGGCCTCAAAATCCAGACGTTGCATGCCTTCTGTGAAAAGCTCCTGCATCTCTTTCCCTTCGAGGCCAATGTTCCCTCCCGTTTTTCGGTCGTGGAAGAAGAGCGGCAAAAGGAATTATTCGAGCAGGCGCGCCATACGATCCTGCACGAGGCCGAGGGCAAGGATCATCCCTTGCGAGGTGCCCTCGCTTTGCTCACAGAATCCTGTTCCAGCGACCGGTTCGAGAATCTGATCAAGGAAGCCATGGCAAGGGGGGCGCTCGGTCCTCTCGCCACGGGACATCACGCGGAAATCGGCCTGCGCAAGGCCCTTGATCTCGTACCCGGCGAGACAATCGAGACGATCCAGCGCGCGATGATCGAGGATGGCATCGCCCCCTCGCTCTGGCCGGACATCGCCGCGTTCCTGCTGACCGGTTCGGCGACCGATCAAAAACGCGCCGCAGCCTTGCAAAAGGCTTATGAGGCCTATGGTTCTGCTGCGACCGGCGGAGGGCGCGTTCAAGAGGGCGCTCAAGGCGCATGTCTTGCCCACTATCTCGGTATCTTCTTCACGGCAAAGGAAGAAAAAGCCAAGCAGCTTCTGACGAAGAAGCTGGCCGAGCAAAGGCCGGACCTGGATGACCTCCTCTATGCCGAACAAGACCGTCTCGACCGGCTTGCCGACAAACAGAAGGCCGCGGCAATTCTTGCCCGCACATTGGCCCTCCTCTCTCTCACCGAGGCCATTTTCGAGCGCTATGAAGCCAGCAAGGCCCACCAAGGCTTTCTGGATTTCAACGATCTCATCGAACGCACCAAGGCCCTTCTCTTTCGCTCGGATGCACGCTGGGTGCTCTATAAGCTCGATGCCGGCATCGACCATATTCTCGTCGACGAAGCCCAGGACACGAGCGAAGCGCAATGGAAGATTCTCGAGGAAATGACTGGCGATTTCGCCTCGGGCCTGTCTAGCCGCGTGGACACGCGGACGTTTTTCGCCGTCGGTGACGAAAAGCAGTCGATCTTTTCCTTCCAGGGCGCCGCGCCGCATATGTTCGACCAGATGCGGCGGCGGTTCAACGCCAGATTCGACGCCGGTGAAAAAGCCTTCAATCATGTACGCCTGACCGATTCCTTTCGCTCGGTTCCAGGCATTCTCGAAACCGTCGATCAGATCTTCGATCACGCCGGCCATTATCAGGGCCTCGTCGCCGCCAATGACCCGTGGATGCCGCATACGGCTCTGAAGGCGCAATTACCTGGTCTCGTCGAACTCTGGCCGCTGGTCGGCCCGAGTGAAACGGAAGACATACGCGACTGGACATTGCCGCTGGATTTCCCGGACGAGCATGATCCTCCAAACATCGTCGCCTGGCGCGTCGCACAGAAGATCGCCCATCTTCTCACCGATCGCGCGCACGAACATGTCTACGATGAGAAGCAAGGATTACGGCCGATCCGGGCGGGCGACATTCTGATCCTCGTGCGATCGCGCGGCCCGTTTTTCGCGGCCATCATCCGCGCCTTGAAACAGCTCCAGATCCCGGTCGCTGGCGCGGACCGGCTCGCCATTTTGCAGCATATCGCAGTCATGGATCTGATTGCCGCCGGGCGCGCCGCGCTTTTGCCGCAGGACGATCTGACCCTGGCCTGCGTCCTGAAATCGCCGCTCATTGGCCTGACGGATGAGGATCTGATCGCGCTCGCGCCCGGCCGGCCAGCAAGCCTATTCGATGCCCTGCGGCAGTCAGAAGATCCACGCCATGCGGCGGCGGCAGCCAGGCTCGACCTTTGGCATCAACGCATCGGTCTGCCACCCTTCACCTTCTATGCGCAATTACTCGGCACGGATGGTGGAAGGCGCGATCTCGAAGCCCGGCTCGGCCCGGAAGCCGCCGATGCCATCGACGAATTTCTCAATCTGACTCTTCAGCACGAACGAGATTCGACACCCTCTCTCGTCGCCTTTCTGGCCGAGCTCGACAATCGCGATCCTTCCGTGCGCCGCGACATGGAAACCGGTGCCGACCTCGTTCGCGTCATGACCGTCCACGCGGCCAAAGGCCTTGAAGCCAAGATCGTCTTTCTTCCCGATACCTGCGCCAAAGCCTCCGGCAGCCATGATCCGCTCGTTTTTTCGCTCGGCACCGATGCCCATGATGCCCAAATCCTCGCCTGGTCATCCGGCAAAACCAAAGATTGCGCGGCACTCGCAAAGGCCCGCGAAATTTCGCGGCAGGGAGAGGAAGACGAGCACCGCCGCCTTCTCTATGTCGCCCTGACCCGCGCGGAGGAACGTCTCTACATCACGGGCTTCCACGGCAAGAAAGGCCCAGGCAACGGCTCCTGGCACGAGATGATCGATGCCGCCCTTTTAGGCTCAGCGATGGAGGAGATTCCCGCCTTTTGGGACCCGGCGGAAAACGTGCGCCGCCGTTTGTCGCCGGGGAGTCTGAGCCCCGATGACACACATTCGCGTGAAGAAGAGGCGAAGACCGATAATAAGCATCTTCTCCCCTCCTGGCTGGTCGAGGCGCCGCCGCCCGAAGCGGAGGCCCGTCCACCATTGCGGCCATCGAGCGCCCTCGCGGCGGCCGATGGATTGGACGAAGATTTCATGCCGACAGCTGCCACACCGGCCAATCTCGCCGCCCTGCAACGCGGGCGCCTGATCCATCTTCTTTTGCAATATTTGCCGTCCATCACCCCGTCGCACAGGCAGCAAGCGGCTATGGGCTTTCTCGGCATCAAGGCGCGTTATCTTGACGGAAAAACCCATGCACTTCTGACAGCCGAGGCCTTGACGATTATCGAAGATCCGAAATTGCGCGGCCTCTATTTGCCTCGGTCTCTGGCCGAGGTCGCGGTCGCCGGCACGATTTCTTTAGGAGCGGGCCGCACCCTTTCAGTCAATGGCCGAATCGACCGGATCGGCGAAACGGACGAGGCCGTGCTGCTTGCCGATTACAAGACCGGCGCCATGCCCAGAAACGGCCGCACACCCGAGACCTATCTCACCCAAATGGCGCTCTATCGGGCCGTGCTCACCCCTTTATGGCCTGATAAGCCGATCCGCGTTCTCCTGATCTGGACGGCCAGCGCCAGCATTCAGGAATTGCCCGCGAGCGCATTGGACGCCGCCCTTGCCGATCTTCAAGGCTGA